A genomic segment from Methanoplanus limicola DSM 2279 encodes:
- a CDS encoding PEGA domain-containing protein — protein sequence MILLCTANAAAEPIQIGKAYIQTELPDSGGRWQGVDGPVTWQMDPTPLFMDESSVGDSMRNGSLVERLHSWAGFMIWPNSTLTYYMQEPKSGVFAPWENSFIQDNIYADPLSLTFTASEFSNKNNDGRVTGPVFSMSIPVAGVGKNTTFPVENSSYHVVQNGWWYSGLRVFPADNVGATDPSWGNDFPDNLIATRMGDWDIDFLLQNKSSSDNLEFTMAQGSPFSWFTWNNPGSGEMMACKFYTGAPFNAALHGTEMSGRAYVNISVVDTGIPDLGCVLVGTNQDILSQDTTPTSTVTNWNYFAVFYNKSEMDFVNDTQGISLIPKTAGCEKCHFVIAGLPVVSYPKGIVNRDEFTPTKEEALSESEDWAKVIAPYAFNYITDTEISYTVDHDEGLLHTTYQPTTEKMGPTGSGVGDETVLCLQRHQYESFADGRDEDVFDGDLDSLTLRPSSPGNWVDKMPSVNNGHYQYWSAKGKLLPIAADGFSTTYVFNNFIPFMPLVDEYASNGDQLLWNIINCDEDSYTNKNTGDYPPYGTELDGGESNANYNYGLILRYMAGKLAVEKQLSTLAEDESAVLGQSVSDLEPYGMPAWWEGTEWYNQTNTTHRTYYANQSFTHNIEGIENFFEMFTRETPFRTSKDTSGEKDQYSPYFFLYNETAGAVFMYPAQGPYKEGQINNFPTTYKAESPSDTPMDGFGNAINWNDDQYLYGYFITSAAMTAFFDQDWAGEDEYGAFIDQLVMSIAYDADCGQFYTNADMKYSKMNFFDQWNGQSWTEGFPLNSNNAPLSEGKDDNSLGETMQAWSGIIMWGTATNRQDITDLGIYLYTTNLYNKESYWADTTGSFVPDASTVGTKTAAKWSINGDYLPQVTGNSTRPVDYNVGDTMWDTAVNWGNPYIDWPSVPEGYPNATSQVTKLFMAQAQYGSEFGLSPVSDMYNFWFPMGGYTLNFARDLEYTNLWCRAMDYNNNGGYDYSVDNASGARRATVNEQRAIGGVATAIKDSEISYSPYNWFMNAIEESRNESGPIEYNLNWFNTLKDDYVGDSQTTSEALTWFWAIDKYGTPDPSVFGYSAAAEAGSYSQPFTAAFVDSSGRRTYVAWNPHDVSLDINWWKVGDTATGSGLISGGLTVPAQWYAVARDPIAAGLSVSSSSDRNNLSEIGETVNFTIDLTNTGTVPLSGVNVTYCLRDFDYKSSDPAASVSGNCLIWDVGDLETGGIRTFNVSASVVSTGGNVAVNTLLAQGTGDGHLVKESNITTVELNLPHIGLTTDISSLRVFPGRNVTINMTLENLYPNSSGQELGPGLMINYALNYKDLSCEYVNPYTNITANGTIQWVYTGPAEDIGPGVSKNYSVVLQVSESCERGTEIPITITATGIVVGGLGEIEKSETTFILTVGLPKYSGGSGTADDPYQISTSSDINELSGSPDDWGKNFTVINNISIFDDTLVNPIGNITHLFTGNFSGQGYTISNLTLNLAGSDNVGLFGVLGINSSINNLNVAAGAGGVHGSTYVGILAGHNMGYIINCSSSGNVTADGNFAGGLVGIQDAFGSIINSSSSGTVTADGNFAGGLLGQDAGAPIINCYSTGDAIAGNGGFAGGLVGQSTNSPINNSYSTGSATAGAGGSAGGLMGGDTDGSINNCYSTGDAIAGSGGFAGGLLGQDTGGSINNCYSTGDSTAEGGFAGGFAGLENPGGSINNCYSTGDATAEGGNFAGGLVGQNLCSITNSFAVGNASSTTYGGLVGSTGSGSVITNCYRNYNSGANTEGTLISNLTKFMDYGFLTGTTPDNGLKWSPDIISVSADTSKIWRVFEAKNSYPVFQGDVVEYGILSVNSTPGGAKIYLNGVDSGYLTNKTLDKLQVGSYNVTVTLSGYESSSQEEVKVTQNNITAVDFLLSRNAGTLQVNSTPVGASIWLDGVDTGNVTNSTFVDLPVGSHIVNLTLSGYENSSQVVDVTVDNTTLADFTLVRNAGTLQVNSTPSGASIWLDGVDTGNVTNSTFPDLSVGSHTVNLTLSGYENSSKVVDVTVDNTTLADFTLVRNAGTLQVNSTPVGASIWLDGVNTGNVTNSTFTDLSVGSHTVNLTLSGYENSSQVVDVTVDNTTLADFTLVRKAGTLQVNSTPSGASISLNGIDTGKTTNWTFADQSVGSYTVNVTLSGYENSSKVVDVTFDNTTLADFTLVRNAGTLQVNSTPVGASIWLDGVDTGNVTNSTFSDLSVGSHIVNLTLSGYENSSKVVDVTFDNTTLADFTLVRNAGTLQVNSTPVGASIWLDGVDTGNVTNSTFPDLSVGSYTVNLTLSGYENSSKVVDVTVDNTTLADFTLVRNAGTLQVNSTPSGASIWLDGVDTGNVTNSTFTDLSVGLHTVNLTLSGYENSSQVVDVTLDNTTLADFTLVRNAGTLQVNSTPSGASIWLDGVDTGNVTNSTFTDLSVGSHTVNLTLSGYENSSKVVDVTVDNTTLADFTLVRKAGTLQVNSTPSGASISLNGIDTGKTTNWTFADQSVGSYTVNVTLSGYVNSSKVVDVTPDNTTLADFTLVRNAGTLQVNSTPVGASISLNGIDTGKTTNWTFADQSVGSYTVNVTLSGYENSSQVVDVTPDNTTLADFTLVRNAGTLQVNSTPSGASISLNGIDTGKTTNWTFADQSVGSYTVNVTLSGYENSSKVVDVTPDNTTLADFTLVRNAGTLQVNSTPVGASIWLDGVNTHKLTNDSLSLIPGEYELMLTKSGYLNVTADVTVTLGNVTEVSFEMKPVPATVTLTAPDGRIAEGKVAELPVRASDLVGVTAIDFALSYDPTTVTVENASASAFISGSVFSSDIDNLNGLLTINISDTNGLSYSGSVEIAEVNFRAVDNVFNPRNTSALNFTSADADSLTGKCSMVLHDGEIHVEKVTEIAAPDGVLPVESEGTFTIAASDLYEVRNVSFVLEFNKSIMFVADATVNSSVPGLTIVSKTIRNENGWLRIEAVSNDDLTGIESLIDLEVYSRGIPGYDDIEFVNAFWTRDNRTYPFEMMDDGSVNITPVEAALNRDQSLIVENMTYNDTTNEVSINVADNHNATVSADNTTIVVTNPGIVISIRTTGLVNSSNTWNGTATGASIGNISNSVDLQGDVGSVSTGISANISGSLSGLTSPSTQLNITITRGAVNESQGRAFQLAVLNQLDGELGEVTYTMRIDKSSFGGINVSNAYITMTASEAYVTDLCGGPDYFRMLSLSEDGTVIVLDTTYSLEGGIYTFVGFSPDGFSSKVLVSFSPLAAPVAEFSANPVAGKVPLTVQFTDLSINSPVTWNWSFGDGVTSTLKNPAHIYASTGIYDVTLTVNNSKGLDTIVKNDYITVSNPMTADFAANVTSGNVPLPVSFTSKCSGSPAPTAWNWSFGDGSTSTVQNPVHTYSTAGTYSVSLTATNRYGDAAKTKANYIAATSSGGGGSGGGDSSSGDDNEIWPVSTAVSTPIPTTTPTERPYTVPENFINLGVLAFGDEGLTEEPVNIWAGNMSAYLSVDAGFSVRSSDGNVQSEIGMSAIPEEAAPSVTVISGLEDPVMLYAYELLPDGTTFTPAATLTFILSEEEWSMYGQSVEVGWFNEDTGEWEILKGQKNTDDRTITIQVTHFSTYALFAEEETGAAVEPTTASGTGGAATKEPVSSSAWLIILIICIIIAVIGVYIWEKRKND from the coding sequence ATGATTTTACTCTGCACTGCGAATGCGGCGGCAGAACCGATTCAAATTGGAAAGGCGTATATACAGACCGAACTTCCCGACAGCGGAGGGAGATGGCAGGGTGTTGACGGTCCGGTTACCTGGCAGATGGACCCGACACCGCTCTTTATGGATGAATCGTCTGTAGGAGACAGCATGCGGAACGGAAGCCTTGTGGAGAGGCTCCATTCATGGGCCGGTTTTATGATCTGGCCGAACAGCACTCTTACCTATTATATGCAGGAACCAAAGTCCGGGGTATTTGCACCATGGGAGAATTCATTTATTCAGGATAACATCTATGCTGATCCGCTAAGTCTGACCTTCACTGCAAGTGAATTTTCAAATAAAAATAATGACGGGAGGGTTACAGGTCCTGTATTCTCCATGTCGATTCCGGTAGCGGGCGTGGGAAAAAATACTACTTTTCCAGTTGAGAACTCGTCATACCATGTAGTACAGAACGGCTGGTGGTACTCAGGTCTGAGGGTATTCCCGGCAGATAATGTAGGAGCGACAGATCCTTCATGGGGCAATGATTTCCCCGACAATCTCATTGCAACACGGATGGGCGACTGGGATATCGATTTCCTGCTTCAGAATAAAAGCAGCAGTGATAACCTGGAATTTACGATGGCACAGGGATCGCCATTTTCATGGTTCACCTGGAATAATCCGGGAAGCGGGGAGATGATGGCATGCAAGTTCTACACAGGTGCCCCTTTTAACGCTGCACTTCATGGAACTGAAATGTCAGGCCGTGCATATGTCAATATAAGCGTGGTTGATACAGGTATTCCAGATCTCGGGTGTGTACTTGTCGGAACAAACCAGGATATACTCTCCCAGGATACGACACCTACATCCACAGTTACGAACTGGAACTATTTTGCCGTATTCTATAATAAAAGTGAAATGGATTTTGTCAATGATACCCAGGGGATATCCCTTATTCCGAAAACAGCCGGCTGCGAGAAATGCCACTTCGTTATTGCCGGACTTCCGGTTGTTTCATATCCTAAGGGAATAGTCAACCGGGATGAATTTACTCCCACAAAGGAAGAGGCACTCTCCGAGTCAGAGGACTGGGCGAAGGTAATTGCCCCTTATGCCTTCAACTATATCACAGATACAGAGATCTCTTATACGGTCGATCATGACGAAGGCCTGTTGCATACGACCTATCAACCTACTACTGAAAAGATGGGACCCACGGGTTCCGGTGTAGGAGATGAGACGGTTCTGTGCCTCCAGAGGCATCAGTATGAAAGCTTTGCTGACGGAAGGGATGAAGATGTTTTCGACGGCGATTTGGATTCCTTAACCCTCAGACCGTCATCGCCCGGAAATTGGGTGGACAAGATGCCTTCTGTGAATAACGGCCATTATCAGTACTGGTCAGCCAAAGGCAAACTCCTTCCAATTGCAGCGGACGGTTTCTCGACGACCTATGTATTCAACAACTTTATTCCTTTCATGCCGTTAGTTGATGAATACGCCTCCAACGGCGATCAGTTACTCTGGAATATAATCAACTGTGACGAGGACAGTTATACGAACAAGAATACCGGGGACTATCCTCCATATGGAACGGAACTTGACGGCGGCGAATCCAATGCAAATTATAATTATGGATTGATTTTACGCTATATGGCCGGTAAACTGGCCGTGGAAAAGCAGTTAAGCACGCTGGCAGAGGACGAATCGGCAGTCTTGGGGCAAAGCGTTTCGGATCTGGAACCTTATGGGATGCCTGCATGGTGGGAAGGAACAGAGTGGTATAACCAGACAAATACAACCCATCGGACGTATTACGCAAACCAGTCCTTTACTCATAATATAGAAGGTATTGAGAATTTCTTCGAGATGTTTACCCGGGAAACACCTTTCCGGACAAGTAAAGACACTTCTGGAGAAAAAGATCAGTATTCTCCATATTTCTTCTTATATAATGAAACTGCCGGCGCCGTGTTTATGTACCCGGCCCAGGGCCCCTATAAAGAGGGGCAAATTAACAACTTCCCGACGACCTATAAGGCCGAATCGCCATCTGATACGCCTATGGACGGTTTCGGAAACGCCATCAACTGGAATGACGATCAATATCTTTACGGGTATTTTATTACTTCAGCCGCAATGACAGCCTTCTTCGATCAGGATTGGGCGGGCGAGGATGAGTACGGAGCATTCATCGACCAGCTGGTCATGTCGATAGCATACGACGCGGACTGCGGTCAGTTCTATACAAATGCTGACATGAAGTATTCAAAGATGAACTTCTTTGACCAGTGGAACGGACAGTCATGGACAGAGGGTTTCCCACTGAACAGCAATAATGCCCCATTGTCGGAAGGGAAAGATGACAATTCTCTGGGAGAAACTATGCAGGCATGGTCCGGGATCATCATGTGGGGTACGGCTACAAACCGCCAGGACATCACAGATCTTGGAATCTATCTCTATACAACGAACCTTTACAACAAGGAATCCTACTGGGCCGATACAACAGGTTCTTTTGTCCCTGACGCCAGTACCGTCGGTACTAAAACAGCAGCCAAATGGTCGATAAACGGTGACTATCTCCCGCAGGTCACCGGTAACTCCACCCGCCCCGTAGATTATAATGTCGGGGATACGATGTGGGACACCGCTGTTAACTGGGGTAATCCGTATATTGACTGGCCTTCCGTTCCCGAGGGCTACCCGAATGCCACCTCTCAGGTTACAAAACTGTTTATGGCCCAGGCACAGTACGGATCGGAGTTCGGACTATCACCTGTTTCCGACATGTACAACTTCTGGTTCCCGATGGGAGGATACACGCTCAATTTTGCGAGAGATCTTGAATATACCAACCTGTGGTGCAGGGCCATGGACTACAACAATAATGGTGGTTATGATTATTCTGTGGATAATGCTTCCGGCGCCAGGAGGGCGACTGTTAACGAACAGCGTGCTATTGGAGGAGTCGCTACAGCGATTAAGGACTCGGAAATTTCATACTCTCCTTACAACTGGTTCATGAACGCCATTGAGGAATCCAGGAATGAAAGCGGCCCGATAGAATACAATCTTAACTGGTTCAATACTCTCAAAGACGACTATGTGGGAGACTCGCAGACTACGTCCGAGGCCCTGACATGGTTCTGGGCGATCGATAAATACGGCACACCGGATCCATCTGTATTCGGCTATTCCGCTGCGGCTGAAGCAGGTAGTTATTCCCAGCCGTTTACTGCGGCATTCGTAGATTCTTCGGGCCGCAGGACGTATGTAGCCTGGAATCCGCATGATGTCAGCCTGGATATAAACTGGTGGAAGGTCGGAGACACAGCTACAGGCTCAGGTCTTATTTCCGGAGGTCTTACCGTTCCGGCCCAGTGGTATGCGGTTGCCCGTGACCCCATTGCTGCAGGACTCTCCGTTAGTTCTTCGTCTGACAGGAACAATCTTTCCGAAATAGGAGAGACTGTCAACTTCACGATAGATCTCACAAACACAGGTACTGTTCCACTTTCCGGTGTCAATGTAACCTACTGCCTCAGAGATTTTGATTATAAATCATCCGATCCTGCTGCTTCGGTAAGCGGCAACTGTCTTATCTGGGATGTAGGGGATCTTGAAACAGGGGGAATCAGGACATTCAATGTCTCTGCCAGTGTAGTGTCTACAGGTGGCAATGTAGCGGTAAACACGCTTCTTGCACAGGGAACCGGAGACGGGCATTTGGTAAAAGAGTCCAATATAACTACAGTGGAACTTAATCTCCCGCATATCGGTTTGACAACCGACATATCATCCCTGAGAGTTTTTCCCGGCAGGAATGTTACAATCAATATGACTTTAGAGAATCTGTATCCGAATTCATCAGGTCAGGAGCTTGGACCTGGCCTCATGATAAATTACGCATTAAATTATAAGGATCTGAGTTGTGAATACGTAAACCCTTACACAAATATTACAGCTAATGGAACAATCCAATGGGTTTATACCGGACCTGCCGAGGATATTGGTCCTGGGGTATCAAAAAACTATAGTGTTGTTCTTCAGGTATCGGAGAGTTGTGAGAGGGGAACTGAGATTCCAATTACCATCACGGCCACAGGAATTGTAGTAGGGGGCCTGGGAGAAATTGAAAAGTCTGAAACAACATTTATCCTTACTGTCGGACTCCCCAAATACAGCGGCGGAAGCGGAACTGCAGATGATCCATACCAGATAAGCACAAGTTCCGATATTAACGAATTATCCGGAAGTCCGGATGATTGGGGTAAGAATTTCACTGTCATTAATAACATCTCCATTTTTGACGATACTCTGGTTAACCCGATCGGAAACATTACACATTTATTCACCGGAAATTTCAGCGGTCAGGGCTATACCATAAGCAACCTCACGCTGAATCTGGCCGGTTCCGATAATGTCGGTCTCTTCGGCGTCCTGGGCATTAATAGTAGTATAAATAACCTGAATGTGGCGGCAGGTGCCGGAGGGGTCCATGGAAGTACTTACGTTGGTATCCTCGCCGGACATAACATGGGCTATATTATTAACTGCTCCTCTTCCGGAAACGTCACTGCGGACGGTAATTTTGCCGGCGGTCTTGTGGGGATACAGGATGCCTTCGGTTCGATAATTAACAGCTCCTCTTCCGGGACTGTCACTGCTGACGGTAATTTTGCTGGCGGTCTCTTGGGACAGGATGCCGGTGCTCCGATAATTAACTGTTATTCCACTGGAGATGCCATTGCAGGGAACGGTGGTTTTGCCGGCGGCCTTGTGGGCCAGAGTACCAACAGTCCGATAAATAACAGTTATTCCACTGGAAGTGCCACTGCCGGTGCCGGTGGTTCTGCCGGTGGTCTAATGGGAGGGGATACCGATGGTTCGATAAATAACTGTTATTCCACCGGAGACGCCATTGCAGGGAGCGGTGGTTTTGCCGGTGGTCTTTTGGGCCAGGATACCGGCGGTTCGATAAATAACTGTTATTCCACCGGAGATTCCACTGCAGAGGGCGGTTTTGCCGGCGGTTTTGCAGGGCTGGAGAACCCTGGTGGTTCTATAAATAACTGTTATTCCACCGGAGACGCCACTGCCGAGGGCGGTAATTTTGCCGGTGGTCTTGTGGGACAGAATTTATGTTCGATTACAAACAGTTTTGCAGTTGGTAATGCCTCTTCCACCACTTACGGTGGTCTTGTCGGTAGTACCGGCAGCGGCAGCGTGATTACGAATTGCTATCGTAACTATAACAGTGGTGCTAATACAGAAGGAACCCTGATCTCCAATCTGACCAAATTTATGGACTATGGCTTCCTTACCGGAACAACTCCCGACAACGGTCTAAAATGGTCGCCGGATATAATCAGCGTCAGTGCGGATACCTCAAAGATCTGGAGAGTATTTGAAGCCAAAAACAGTTATCCGGTCTTCCAGGGAGATGTTGTTGAGTATGGTATCCTTAGTGTGAATTCCACTCCGGGTGGAGCAAAAATTTACCTGAACGGGGTGGATTCAGGTTATCTAACCAATAAGACCCTGGATAAGCTTCAGGTCGGTAGCTACAATGTTACTGTCACACTCTCCGGATATGAAAGCTCAAGCCAGGAGGAGGTGAAAGTAACCCAGAACAATATTACTGCCGTCGACTTCCTGCTTTCAAGAAATGCGGGTACTCTTCAGGTCAACTCCACTCCTGTGGGAGCTTCTATCTGGCTTGACGGTGTTGATACGGGTAATGTAACCAACAGCACCTTCGTAGATCTTCCTGTTGGCAGTCATATTGTTAACCTGACTTTGTCCGGTTATGAAAATTCAAGTCAGGTTGTTGATGTAACCGTTGACAATACCACTCTGGCTGACTTTACTCTTGTAAGAAATGCGGGCACGCTTCAGGTCAATTCTACTCCTTCTGGAGCCTCAATCTGGCTTGACGGTGTTGATACCGGTAATGTAACGAACAGCACATTCCCTGACCTCTCCGTTGGCAGTCATACTGTTAACCTGACTTTGTCCGGTTATGAGAATTCCAGTAAGGTTGTTGATGTAACCGTTGACAATACCACTCTGGCTGACTTTACTCTTGTAAGAAATGCGGGCACGCTTCAGGTCAACTCCACTCCTGTTGGAGCCTCAATCTGGCTTGACGGTGTCAATACGGGTAATGTAACGAACAGCACGTTCACTGATCTCTCCGTTGGCAGTCATACTGTTAACCTGACTTTGTCCGGTTATGAAAATTCAAGTCAGGTTGTTGATGTAACCGTTGACAATACAACTCTGGCTGACTTTACGCTTGTAAGAAAAGCCGGCACTCTCCAGGTTAATTCAACTCCTTCGGGAGCTTCGATTTCACTCAATGGTATTGATACTGGTAAAACTACAAATTGGACATTCGCTGATCAATCCGTTGGAAGCTATACAGTTAATGTTACTTTGTCCGGTTATGAAAATTCCAGTAAGGTTGTTGATGTAACCTTTGACAATACAACTCTGGCCGACTTTACTCTTGTAAGAAATGCGGGCACGCTTCAGGTCAACTCCACTCCTGTTGGAGCCTCAATCTGGCTTGACGGTGTTGATACCGGTAATGTAACGAACAGCACATTCTCTGACCTCTCCGTTGGCAGTCATATTGTTAACCTGACTTTGTCCGGTTACGAGAATTCCAGTAAGGTTGTTGATGTAACCTTTGACAATACAACTCTGGCCGACTTTACTCTTGTAAGAAATGCGGGCACGCTTCAGGTCAACTCCACTCCTGTTGGAGCCTCAATCTGGCTTGACGGTGTTGATACCGGTAATGTAACGAACAGCACATTCCCTGACCTCTCCGTTGGCAGTTATACTGTGAACCTGACTTTGTCCGGTTATGAGAATTCCAGTAAGGTTGTTGATGTAACCGTTGACAATACCACTCTGGCCGACTTTACGCTTGTAAGAAATGCGGGCACGCTTCAGGTCAATTCTACTCCTTCTGGAGCCTCAATCTGGCTTGACGGTGTTGATACGGGTAATGTAACCAACAGCACGTTCACTGACCTCTCCGTAGGTCTGCACACTGTGAACCTTACCTTGTCCGGTTACGAGAATTCAAGTCAGGTTGTTGATGTCACGCTTGACAATACTACTCTGGCTGACTTTACGCTTGTAAGAAATGCGGGCACGCTTCAGGTCAATTCTACTCCTTCTGGAGCCTCAATCTGGCTTGACGGTGTCGATACGGGTAATGTAACCAACAGCACGTTCACTGACCTCTCCGTTGGCAGTCATACTGTGAACCTGACTTTGTCCGGTTATGAGAATTCCAGTAAGGTTGTTGATGTAACCGTTGACAATACCACTCTGGCTGACTTTACTCTTGTAAGAAAAGCCGGCACTCTCCAGGTCAATTCAACTCCTTCCGGAGCTTCGATTTCACTCAATGGTATTGATACTGGTAAAACTACAAATTGGACATTCGCTGATCAATCCGTTGGAAGCTATACAGTTAATGTTACTTTGTCCGGTTATGTAAATTCCAGTAAGGTTGTTGATGTCACGCCTGACAATACCACTCTGGCCGACTTTACTCTTGTAAGAAATGCGGGCACGCTTCAGGTCAACTCCACTCCTGTTGGAGCTTCGATTTCACTCAATGGTATTGATACTGGTAAAACTACAAATTGGACATTCGCTGATCAATCCGTTGGAAGCTATACAGTTAATGTTACTTTGTCCGGTTATGAAAATTCAAGTCAGGTTGTTGATGTCACGCCTGACAATACCACTCTGGCTGACTTTACTCTTGTAAGAAATGCGGGCACGCTTCAGGTTAATTCCACTCCTTCCGGAGCTTCGATTTCACTCAATGGTATTGATACTGGTAAAACTACAAATTGGACATTCGCTGATCAATCCGTTGGAAGCTATACAGTTAATGTTACTTTGTCCGGTTATGAAAATTCCAGTAAGGTTGTTGATGTCACGCCTGACAATACCACTCTGGCCGACTTTACTCTTGTAAGAAATGCGGGCACGCTTCAGGTTAATTCCACTCCTGTGGGAGCTTCTATCTGGCTTGACGGTGTAAACACTCATAAACTTACAAACGACAGTTTGAGCTTAATCCCCGGTGAATATGAACTCATGCTAACCAAGTCGGGCTACCTTAATGTAACGGCAGATGTCACCGTCACACTTGGTAATGTGACTGAGGTTTCATTTGAGATGAAGCCTGTCCCTGCAACTGTTACGCTGACTGCACCCGACGGCAGGATCGCCGAAGGCAAAGTTGCAGAATTACCCGTCAGGGCCTCTGACCTTGTCGGTGTAACTGCTATAGATTTCGCATTATCATACGACCCAACAACGGTTACAGTTGAAAATGCGAGTGCTTCGGCGTTTATAAGCGGTTCGGTCTTCAGCAGCGATATAGACAACCTTAACGGTCTGCTTACAATAAATATCTCCGATACCAACGGTCTTTCGTACTCCGGAAGTGTGGAAATTGCCGAGGTTAATTTCAGAGCTGTCGACAATGTCTTCAATCCCAGGAATACTTCAGCCCTGAACTTCACATCGGCCGACGCAGATTCTCTGACCGGGAAATGCAGTATGGTACTGCATGACGGTGAAATCCATGTCGAGAAGGTTACCGAAATCGCTGCACCTGACGGAGTACTGCCTGTAGAGTCCGAAGGTACTTTTACAATAGCCGCTTCGGATCTATATGAAGTCAGAAATGTCTCATTTGTCCTTGAATTCAACAAATCTATAATGTTTGTCGCAGATGCCACTGTCAACAGCTCAGTACCGGGCTTAACCATAGTCAGCAAGACTATCAGGAATGAAAACGGCTGGCTCCGGATAGAAGCAGTCTCAAATGACGACCTTACCGGAATTGAATCACTCATCGATCTTGAAGTCTACTCCAGGGGGATACCCGGGTATGATGACATAGAATTTGTAAATGCCTTCTGGACAAGAGACAACAGAACATATCCATTTGAAATGATGGATGACGGCTCAGTCAACATAACCCCCGTAGAGGCGGCCCTTAACAGGGATCAGTCTCTAATCGTTGAAAACATGACCTATAATGACACTACAAACGAGGTCAGTATAAATGTTGCAGATAATCACAATGCCACAGTATCTGCCGACAACACAACAATTGTCGTTACTAATCCGGGAATAGTTATCTCTATCAGGACCACCGGTCTGGTGAACAGTTCCAACACATGGAACGGTACTGCCACAGGTGCCAGCATCGGCAACATCTCGAACTCCGTCGATCTTCAGGGTGATGTGGGTTCGGTCAGTACGGGTATCAGTGCCAATATCTCCGGCAGCCTTTCCGGCCTGACCAGTCCGTCAACTCAGCTCAATATCACCATAACACGTGGAGCTGTGAATGAAAGCCAGGGGCGTGCATTCCAGCTTGCAGTATTGAACCAGCTTGATGGCGAACTTGGAGAGGTCACTTACACGATGAGGATTGATAAATCCTCGTTCGGCGGAATAAACGTCAGCAATGCGTATATAACAATGACAGCCTCCGAGGCGTATGTCACCGATCTCTGCGGCGGCCCTGATTACTTCAGAATGCTTAGTTTATCGGAGGACGGCACTGTCATTGTCCTTGATACAACATACAGTCTGGAAGGCGGGATCTATACCTTCGTCGGATTTTCACCGGATGGTTTCTCCTCCAAGGTGCTGGTGAGCTTCTCACCGCTGGCTGCGCCGGTTGCGGAGTTCTCTGCGAATCCTGTTGCAGGAAAGGTTCCGCTTACCGTTCAGTTCACTGACCTGTCAATAAACAGTCCGGTTACATGGAACTGGTCATTCGGCGACGGTGTGACATCGACTTTGAAGAACCCCGCACACATATATGCATCGACAGGGATCTATGATGTCACTCTTACGGTCAACAACTCCAAAGGCTTAGATACAATAGTCAAAAACGATTATATCACGGTTTCAAACCCGATGACTGCCGATTTCGCAGCCAATGTTACGAGCGGAAATGTTCCTCTCCCGGTATCATTCACAAGTAAATGCTCCGGCAGTCCTGCTCCGACTGCGTGGAACTGGTCATTCGGTGACGGATCGACATCGACCGTTCAGAACCCTGTGCATACGTACAGTACGGCCGGAACATATTCTGTCTCGCTGACTGCGACAAACAGGTATGGTGATGCAGCTAAGACAAAAGCAAATTATATAGCAGCCACAAGTTCCGGCGGTGGGGGTTCCGGTGGCGGAGATAGTTCCAGCGGTGATGATAATGAGATCTGGCCGGTTTCAACTGCTGTGTCTACTCCCATACCCACAACAACTCCTACTGAAAGACCTTATACAGTTCCTGAAAATTTCATAAACCTTGGAGTTCTGGCCTTCGGAGATGAGGGTCTGACTGAAGAGCCCGTTAATATATGGGCAGGCAATATGTCGGCATATCTCAGTGTGGATGCAGGTTTCTCTGTCCGCAGTTCGGACGGCAATGTTCAGAGCGAGATCGGCATGTCTGCAATACCTGAAGAGGCTGCACCTTCTGTAACAGTAATTTCCGGTCTTGAAGATCCCGTGATGCTCTATGCATATGAACTCCTTCCGGACGGAACTACTTTTACACCCGCAGCAACCCTTACTTTCATCCTCTCTGAAGAGGAGTGGAGCATGTATGGCCAGAGTGTTGAAGTCGGCTGGTTTAATGAAGATACCGGAGAATGGGAGATTCTTAAGGGACAGAAAAACACCGATGATCGGACGATCACCATTCAGGTTACACACTTCAGTACATACGCACTGTTTGCAGAGGAAGAAACCGGAGCAGCAGTCGAGCCGACTACAGCCTCAGGAACAGGCGGTGCAGCAACTAAAGAACCGGTTTCATCGTCTGCCTGGCTTATAATTTTGATTATATGCATAATTATTGCAGTTATTGGAGTGTACATCTGGGAAAAGAGAAAGAATGATTGA